The sequence below is a genomic window from Variovorax paradoxus B4.
TCTTCGCGCTCGCCAAGTCGGTGCGCGCCGCGCAGAAGGCCGGCGGCAACACCGGCGGCGCGAGCTTCGAGCAGCTGGTGGAACTGGGCAAGAGCACCAAGCAGCTCGACGCCAACGACCAGAGCGTGGTGCAGGTGGTCGACTGGCTCTGGCAATACGCCTTCGACCAGCGCGCGAGCGACATCCACCTGGAGCCGCGCCGCGAGCAGGGCGTGATCCGCTTTCGCATCGACGGCATCCTGCACCCGGCCTACCAGATGCCCATGGGCGTGATGAACGCGATGGTGTCGCGCATCAAGCTGCTGGGCCGCATGGACGTGGTCGAGAAGCGGCGTCCGCTCGACGGCCGCATCAAGACCCGCAACATGCGCGGCGACGAAGTCGAAATGCGCCTGTCCACCTTGCCGACGGCCTTCGGCGAGAAGATGGTGATGCGCATCTTCGACCCCGACACCGCGGTGAAGGACCTCGACGCCCTCGGTTTCGCGCAGCACGACGCGCAGCGCTGGGAACAGCTCGTCACGCGACCCAACGGCATCATCCTGGTGACGGGGCCCACGGGCTCGGGCAAGACCACCACGCTGTACTCCACGCTCAAGCGCGTGGCGACCGAGGAGGTCAACGTGAGCACGGTGGAAGACCCGATCGAGATGATCGAGCCTTCGTTCAACCAGACGCAGGTGCAGCCGCAGCTCGACTTCGGTTTTACCGAAGGCCTGCGCGCGCTGATGCGGCAGGACCCGGACATCATCATGGTCGGCGAAATCCGCGACCTTGCCACCGCCGAGATGGCGGTGCAGGCCGCGCTCACCGGCCACCTGGTGTTCAGCACGCTGCACACCAACGACGCGCCGAGCGCCATCACGCGGCTGATGGAGCTCGGCGTGCCTTCGTACCTCATCAATGCCGTGATGCTCGGCGTGCTGGCCCAGCGGCTGGTGCGCACGCTGTGCCCCAACTGCAAGCAGCCCGACGACACGGTCACGCGCGAGAAGCTCGAAACCATCGTCAAGCCCTGGCAGATCACCGGTTCGGTGCGCGCCTACAAGCCTGTGGGCTGCGTCGACTGCCGCATGACCGGCTACATGGGCCGCATGGGCCTGTACGAGCTGCTGAGCATCAGCGAAGACTTCAAGGCGCAGGTCACCAAGGAACCCAATCTGGCCGGCCTGCGCCGGCAGGCCGTGATCGACGGCATGCGCCCGCTGCGCCTGGCCGGGGCGCTGCGCGTGGCCGAAGGCGTCACCACCATCGAGGAAGTGCTGAGCGCGACGCCTCCGCTGGAGTGAGGCAAGTCAGGGCGCCGGAAAAAGAGCGCGCCGCCCCTGGGGGTTATCCCTAGGCGCTCGGTTAGTGGAATCCACATCGAGCTGACCACCAGCTGACTCGACAATCTCGCATCGAAATTTGTTCGAGGAGACTGTTCGTGAAAATCAAGAGTCAGAAAGACTTTTTCTCGGGTCTGATGTTTACGGTCGTGGGCGTGGCGTTCGCATGGGGCGCCACCACCTACAGCGTAGGCAGCGGCGCCCGCATGGGGCCGGGCTACTTCCCGTTGATGCTGGGCATCCTGATGGCCGTCATCGGCCTGGGGATCATGTTCAGCGGCCTGACCGTCGAAACCACCGACGGCGAAAAGATCGGCAAGTGGGCCTGGAAGCAGGTCGTGTTCATCCTGGGCGCCAATCTCGCGTTCGGCATCCTGCTGGGCGGCCTGCCGAGCCTCGGCGTGCCGGCCATGGGAATGATCATCGCGATCTACGCGCTCGTGCTCATCGCGAGCCTCGCGGGCCACGAGTACAGGCTGCGTACCGTGCTGATCCTGGCCACCGTGCTGGCCGTCGGCAGCTATGTCGCCTTCATCTGGGCCCTCAAGCTGCAGATCCAGGTCTGGCCGACCTTCATCACCGGTTGAGAAGAAAGCTGCTCTCATGGAATTGATTAACCACCTCTCGATGGGTTTTGGCGTTGCCTTTACCTTCACGAACCTGCTGTACTGCCTCGGCGGCTGCATCCTGGGCACGCTGATCGGCGTGCTGCCGGGCATCGGCCCGGTCGCGACCATCGCGATGCTGCTGCCCGCCACCTACGCGCTGCCGCCCGTGTCGGCGCTGATCATGCTGGCCGGCATCTACTACGGCGCGCAGTACGGCGGCTCGACCACCGCGATCCTGGTGAACCTGCCGGGCGAATCGTCCTCGGTGGTGACCGTGATCGACGGCTACCAGATGGCGCGCAAGGGCCGCGCGGGTCCGGCGCTGGCCGCTGCGGGCCTGGGCTCGTTCTTTGCCGGCTGCGTCGGCACGCTGATCCTGGCGGCCTTCGCACCGCCGCTGACCGAACTGGCCTTCAAGTTCGGTCCGGCCGAGTACTTCTCGCTGATGATCCTGGGCCTGATCGGCGCGGTGGTGCTGGCTTCGGGCTCGCTGCTCAAGGCCATCGGAATGATCGTGCTGGGCCTGCTGCTGGGCCTGGTGGGCACCGACGTGAATTCGGGTGTGGCGCGCTACAGCTTCGATGTTCCGGAACTGACCGACGGCATCGGCTTCGTGGCCATTGCCATGGGCGTGTTCGGCTACGGCGAAATCATTGCCAACCTTTCGCGTCCCGACGACGAACGCGAAGTGTTCACCGCCAAGGTCTCGGGCCTGTTCCCGACCAAGGAAGACTTCAAGCGCATGATCCCTGCAGTGCTGCGCGGCACGGCGCTGGGTTCGGCGCTCGGCATCCTGCCCGGCGGCGGCGCGCTGCTGTCGGCCTTCGCGGCCTACACCATCGAGAAGAAGACCAAGCTGCATCCCGGCGAAGTGCCGTTCGGCAAGGGCAACATCCGTGGCGTGGCCGCACCCGAGGCGGCCAACAACGCCGGCGCGCAGACCTCCTTCATCCCGCTGCTGACGCTGGGCATTCCGCCCAATGCGGTGATGGCGCTGATGGTGGGCGCGATGACCATCCACAACATCCAGCCCGGCCCGCAGGTGATGACCAGCAACCCCGAGCTGTTCTGGGGCCTGATCGCCTCGATGTGGCTCGGCAATGCGATGCTCGTCATCCTGAACCTGCCGCTGATCGGCATGTGGATCAAGCTGCTGACGGTGCCCTACAAGTTCCTGTTCCCGGCGATCGTGCTGTTCTGCGCCATTGGCGTGTACTCCACGAACAACAACACCTGGGACATCTGGATGGTGGGCATCTTCGGCTTCGTGGGCTACACCTTCTTCAAGCTGGGTTGCGAGCCTGCGCCGCTGCTGCTGGGCTTCATCCTGGGGCCGATGATGGAAGAGAACCTGCGCCGCTCGCTGCTGCTCTCGCGCGGTGACTGGAGCGTGTTCGTCACGCGTCCGATCTCGCTCGGGCTGCTGCTCGCTGCGGCGCTGCTGCTGGTGATCGTGCTGCTGCCGGCGGTCAAGGCGAAACGCGAAGAAGCCTTCGTCGAGGATTGACCCCGGGGCAACACCTGCGGCCCGGCAAAGCCGGTTCCGCGGTGTTCCACGAAAAACACGACGGCGCCTCTGGGCGCCGTCTTCTTTTTCAGGGCTTGTTTGCGCGCGGCGGCTTCATATGCTGCCGTGCCATGGCGAGGAAGGCCATGGCCGCGGGATTGAGCGGGTGCTTGGCCAGGCGGATGGCGACGACCGGGTACTCCAGAATCGGGCGCGTGACGGCCACCGCGCGCAGGTTGCCGGGCATCAGCACCTCCACATAGCGCGGCAAGAGTGCCACGCCCGCGCCCGCCTGGATGAGGCCGAACGCGGTCGACAGCATCGACACGTGATGGACCACGCGCGGGTACACATTGGCCATGCTCGACAGCTGGCGGCTCACGGCGCGCCACACGTTGGCGTCGGGGTTCACGTGGATGAAGGGGAGCGACTCCAGGTGCCTGGCGTCGACCACCACGCGCTGCGCCAGCGGATGGTCGTCGCGCACGAACAGGGCCATGCGCTCCGAGAAAAGCGGCTCGGTCGCCAATTCGGAGTGCTTCTGCCCGATGTCCGAGCCGAAGCCCAGGTCGGCCTCCTGCGAGAGGATGCGCGAGATCATCTGCTCCGCGGTGCTGTCGAGCAGCGTGGTCGCCAGCGTGGGGTGCTTCAGCGAGAACCGGCCGAGCATCGGCGGCAGCAGCGCGCCCGCCGTGAGGTGGCCCACCGCCAGCACCACGCGTCCTTCGCGCAGCTGCGACTGCGATCGGCACGCGTCCACCGATTCATCGATCAGCCGCAATGCGCGCACGGCGGTTTCGACCATCACCTGGCCCGCACTCGTCAGCTGGATGCGGCGGCCCCGCACCACCAGCGGCTGCCCGAGCTCTTCCTCCATGCGCTTGACCAGATGGCTGATCGCGGGCTGCGTCAGCTGCAAGGCTTCCGCCGCAAGCGTGAAGCTGCCCGATTCGGCGACCGCCGCCAGCGCGCGCAGCTGCTGCAGGGAGACCTCTTCCGTCGCGTTTCTTGCCATAAGCTGTATTCATAGTTGAATAACCTGGATTATCTGGCTTGATGCCAATGCGCTGCATAGCATGCGAAGTTTTCTCCACGGGGCCAGAATCCAGCACCATGAAAAGAATCCAGTTCATTCAAGGGATCGCCGCTGCGCTTTGCGTGGCTGCATCGACGGCCAGCCTGGCCCAGGGCTATCCGAACAAGCCGGTGCGGCTCATCGTGCCGTTCCCGGCGGCCGGCGCGACCGACCTTTTCGCCCGCACGCTCGGGCAGAAGATGAGCGAAAAGCTCGGCACCACGCTGGTCATCGACAACAAGCCGGGCGCGGGCGGCGCCATCGGCTCGGACATGGCCGCGAAGGCGCCGGCCGACGGCTACACGCTTCTGCTGGCCA
It includes:
- a CDS encoding GspE/PulE family protein codes for the protein MSAVPAVSAPAPLATRHEGPLDLRRLIEWLAADGVISPVEAKRTIARCAQAESRQAPLVRLANVAMTRESDGKPLDLEMLTQWLSGRAGLAYLRIDPLKVDVGKVADTMSAAYAERHKVLPVQVLPNEVVVATAEPFLTDWIAEVERQSRRTVRRVVANPTDIQRYTAEFFALAKSVRAAQKAGGNTGGASFEQLVELGKSTKQLDANDQSVVQVVDWLWQYAFDQRASDIHLEPRREQGVIRFRIDGILHPAYQMPMGVMNAMVSRIKLLGRMDVVEKRRPLDGRIKTRNMRGDEVEMRLSTLPTAFGEKMVMRIFDPDTAVKDLDALGFAQHDAQRWEQLVTRPNGIILVTGPTGSGKTTTLYSTLKRVATEEVNVSTVEDPIEMIEPSFNQTQVQPQLDFGFTEGLRALMRQDPDIIMVGEIRDLATAEMAVQAALTGHLVFSTLHTNDAPSAITRLMELGVPSYLINAVMLGVLAQRLVRTLCPNCKQPDDTVTREKLETIVKPWQITGSVRAYKPVGCVDCRMTGYMGRMGLYELLSISEDFKAQVTKEPNLAGLRRQAVIDGMRPLRLAGALRVAEGVTTIEEVLSATPPLE
- a CDS encoding LysR family transcriptional regulator, with protein sequence MARNATEEVSLQQLRALAAVAESGSFTLAAEALQLTQPAISHLVKRMEEELGQPLVVRGRRIQLTSAGQVMVETAVRALRLIDESVDACRSQSQLREGRVVLAVGHLTAGALLPPMLGRFSLKHPTLATTLLDSTAEQMISRILSQEADLGFGSDIGQKHSELATEPLFSERMALFVRDDHPLAQRVVVDARHLESLPFIHVNPDANVWRAVSRQLSSMANVYPRVVHHVSMLSTAFGLIQAGAGVALLPRYVEVLMPGNLRAVAVTRPILEYPVVAIRLAKHPLNPAAMAFLAMARQHMKPPRANKP
- a CDS encoding tripartite tricarboxylate transporter permease translates to MELINHLSMGFGVAFTFTNLLYCLGGCILGTLIGVLPGIGPVATIAMLLPATYALPPVSALIMLAGIYYGAQYGGSTTAILVNLPGESSSVVTVIDGYQMARKGRAGPALAAAGLGSFFAGCVGTLILAAFAPPLTELAFKFGPAEYFSLMILGLIGAVVLASGSLLKAIGMIVLGLLLGLVGTDVNSGVARYSFDVPELTDGIGFVAIAMGVFGYGEIIANLSRPDDEREVFTAKVSGLFPTKEDFKRMIPAVLRGTALGSALGILPGGGALLSAFAAYTIEKKTKLHPGEVPFGKGNIRGVAAPEAANNAGAQTSFIPLLTLGIPPNAVMALMVGAMTIHNIQPGPQVMTSNPELFWGLIASMWLGNAMLVILNLPLIGMWIKLLTVPYKFLFPAIVLFCAIGVYSTNNNTWDIWMVGIFGFVGYTFFKLGCEPAPLLLGFILGPMMEENLRRSLLLSRGDWSVFVTRPISLGLLLAAALLLVIVLLPAVKAKREEAFVED
- a CDS encoding tripartite tricarboxylate transporter TctB family protein translates to MKIKSQKDFFSGLMFTVVGVAFAWGATTYSVGSGARMGPGYFPLMLGILMAVIGLGIMFSGLTVETTDGEKIGKWAWKQVVFILGANLAFGILLGGLPSLGVPAMGMIIAIYALVLIASLAGHEYRLRTVLILATVLAVGSYVAFIWALKLQIQVWPTFITG